The following are encoded together in the Cyanobacteria bacterium QS_8_64_29 genome:
- a CDS encoding epimerase → MAPSRILLTGASGCIGHYLAEALIAQTNCELLLLVRDPAKLQLDCQARPGIRVLQGDLREIERWGPTLATVEVAILAATAWGGEAAFEINVTQTLRLLALLDPAVCQQVFYFSTASLLDYHHRLLPAAARWGTEYIRSKYACHQRLSESPWADHITVLFPTLVFGGDARKPRSYLTTGVADAAPWVALARWLRVEGSFHFIHARDIAQIVCQLLAQPPAAPGPRELVLGAPAVTANEAIATFCRYLGKRIYLRLPLPGWLIRLLVAVLPVQLSPWDRFCLRRRHFSHRNPTDPSHFGLRPYCPTLFEALRLSGVPTQAPGR, encoded by the coding sequence ATGGCCCCGTCCCGCATCCTGCTGACCGGCGCCAGTGGCTGCATCGGCCACTACCTCGCCGAGGCCCTGATCGCACAGACCAACTGCGAGCTGCTGCTGCTGGTGCGCGATCCGGCCAAGCTGCAGCTGGATTGCCAGGCGCGGCCGGGCATTCGCGTGCTGCAGGGCGACCTGCGCGAGATCGAGCGCTGGGGCCCAACGCTGGCAACCGTGGAGGTTGCTATCCTGGCTGCGACCGCGTGGGGTGGCGAGGCCGCCTTCGAGATCAACGTCACGCAAACCCTGCGACTGCTGGCCCTACTGGATCCCGCCGTGTGCCAGCAAGTGTTTTATTTCTCCACGGCCAGCCTTTTGGACTACCACCACCGCTTGCTGCCGGCGGCCGCCCGTTGGGGGACCGAGTACATCCGCTCCAAATACGCCTGCCACCAGCGCTTGAGCGAGTCGCCTTGGGCCGATCACATCACGGTACTGTTCCCGACGCTGGTCTTTGGCGGCGACGCCCGCAAGCCGCGCTCCTACCTCACCACCGGCGTTGCCGACGCAGCCCCCTGGGTCGCGCTGGCGCGGTGGTTGCGGGTTGAGGGCAGCTTCCACTTCATCCACGCGCGCGACATCGCCCAGATCGTGTGCCAGCTGCTGGCGCAGCCCCCCGCTGCCCCCGGACCGCGGGAGCTGGTGTTGGGCGCCCCGGCCGTGACCGCCAACGAAGCGATCGCCACTTTCTGCCGCTACCTGGGCAAGCGCATCTACCTGCGCCTGCCGCTGCCGGGCTGGTTGATCCGCCTGCTGGTGGCCGTGCTGCCCGTGCAGCTATCGCCCTGGGATCGGTTCTGCCTGCGCCGCCGGCACTTCAGCCACCGCAACCCCAC
- a CDS encoding uroporphyrinogen decarboxylase, which produces MAEPDGEPLLLRAARAEPLERPPVWLMRQAGRYMRAYRELRDRYPDFRQRSEDPAIATEISLQPWRVFAPDGVILFSDILTPLPGIGIPFTIAEGQGPVVDPPIRTREQIQRLHALDPETSLPFIRQILQALRQEVGNRAAVLGFVGAPWTLAAYAIEGQTSKHYTHIKGMAFSQPELLHAFLAQLADAIAVYVRYQIESGAQLVQLFDSWAGTLSPADYEAFALPYQQRVVRQVKATHPQTPLILYVSGSAGVLDRLPRSGVDVVSLDWHVDMAEARARLGEVPVQGNLDPGVLFGSQATVRDRALETIRKAGTQGHIFNLGHGVLPGTPEENVACLFETAKQAHRSALRA; this is translated from the coding sequence ATGGCCGAGCCGGATGGGGAGCCGCTGTTGTTGCGCGCTGCGCGCGCCGAACCGCTGGAGCGGCCGCCGGTTTGGCTCATGCGGCAAGCCGGCCGCTACATGCGCGCCTATCGGGAGCTGCGCGATCGCTATCCCGACTTCCGCCAGCGCTCCGAAGACCCTGCCATCGCCACCGAGATCTCGCTGCAACCCTGGCGCGTGTTCGCCCCAGATGGGGTGATTTTGTTCTCCGATATTCTGACGCCGCTGCCGGGGATCGGCATCCCCTTCACCATCGCCGAAGGGCAAGGACCGGTAGTGGATCCCCCCATTCGCACCCGCGAGCAAATCCAGCGCCTGCACGCGCTCGATCCCGAGACCTCGCTGCCCTTCATCCGCCAAATCCTGCAGGCGTTGCGCCAGGAGGTGGGCAACCGGGCCGCCGTGCTGGGCTTTGTGGGTGCCCCTTGGACGCTGGCGGCCTATGCCATTGAGGGCCAAACCTCCAAACACTACACCCACATCAAGGGGATGGCCTTCTCGCAACCCGAGCTGCTGCATGCGTTTTTGGCCCAACTGGCCGATGCGATCGCGGTTTACGTGCGCTACCAAATCGAGTCGGGCGCCCAGCTCGTCCAGCTATTCGACTCCTGGGCGGGGACGCTCAGCCCGGCAGACTACGAAGCGTTTGCCCTGCCCTACCAGCAGCGCGTCGTGCGCCAGGTTAAGGCCACGCATCCCCAGACGCCGCTGATCCTCTACGTCAGCGGCAGTGCTGGTGTCCTGGATCGGCTGCCGCGCTCGGGGGTGGATGTTGTCAGCCTCGATTGGCACGTGGACATGGCCGAGGCGCGGGCCCGCTTGGGGGAGGTGCCAGTCCAAGGCAACCTCGATCCCGGCGTCCTGTTTGGCTCGCAGGCAACCGTGCGCGATCGCGCGCTCGAGACCATCCGCAAGGCAGGCACGCAGGGCCACATCTTCAACCTGGGGCACGGCGTCCTGCCCGGAACGCCCGAGGAGAACGTGGCCTGCCTGTTCGAGACGGCCAAGCAGGCCCACCGCTCGGCCCTGCGCGCCTGA
- a CDS encoding LD-carboxypeptidase, translated as MGYRFPHPLQPGDTLRVVAPSGALRDPESLQAGVAIWQERGFAIRLDGSVEAQQGYLAGSDAQRREALLGACRDPTCRGILYARGGYGSARLLEPPLPPPPRKWSIGFSDATSLLWQWARLGVVSLHGPLITTLASEPAWSIQRLFDCAAGRTPQSLQGDGWGGGRARGPLLPANLSVATHLLGTPLLPALQGAILAWEDVGEAPYRLDRLLTQWRLSGALQAVSGIALGRFSRCEPPPDRPSGDARAVLRDRLGDLGVPVVADLPFGHHGPNATLPVGPTVCLDGEAGVLHWEPW; from the coding sequence ATGGGCTACCGGTTTCCCCATCCCTTGCAGCCGGGCGATACGCTGCGCGTCGTTGCGCCCAGCGGTGCCCTGCGCGACCCCGAGTCGCTGCAGGCAGGGGTGGCGATTTGGCAAGAGCGCGGTTTTGCCATCCGGCTGGATGGCAGCGTGGAGGCCCAACAGGGCTATCTAGCCGGGAGCGACGCGCAGCGGCGCGAGGCCCTGCTGGGGGCGTGCCGCGACCCAACATGTCGGGGCATTCTCTACGCCCGCGGCGGCTACGGCAGCGCTCGCTTGCTCGAACCCCCGCTACCGCCACCGCCGCGCAAGTGGTCGATTGGCTTCTCCGATGCCACGAGCTTGCTGTGGCAGTGGGCGCGGCTGGGGGTGGTAAGCCTCCACGGACCACTAATTACTACCCTGGCGAGCGAACCGGCTTGGTCGATCCAACGGCTGTTCGACTGTGCCGCCGGTCGCACGCCCCAATCGCTGCAGGGAGATGGTTGGGGCGGCGGCCGCGCGCGCGGCCCGCTGCTGCCCGCCAATTTGAGCGTGGCAACGCACCTGCTGGGAACGCCGCTGCTGCCAGCGCTGCAAGGGGCCATTCTGGCCTGGGAGGATGTGGGCGAGGCCCCTTACCGCCTTGATCGCCTGCTGACCCAGTGGCGGCTCAGCGGCGCCTTGCAAGCCGTTAGCGGCATTGCCTTGGGCCGGTTCAGTCGCTGCGAGCCGCCCCCCGACCGGCCCAGCGGCGATGCCCGAGCCGTACTGCGCGATCGCCTAGGCGATCTGGGCGTGCCTGTGGTTGCCGATTTGCCCTTTGGGCACCACGGTCCCAATGCCACCCTCCCTGTAGGCCCGACCGTCTGCCTTGATGGCGAGGCGGGCGTGCTGCACTGGGAACCGTGGTAG
- a CDS encoding glyoxalase, whose translation MQVVRCLHAAFTVADIERAEQFYSNVLGLPQVERPFNFPGRWYQIGEFQLHLIEDPNTSVQHPNAEKWGRNAHVALSVADLEAAKARLQQAGAPVQASASGRAALFAQDPDGNILELSQA comes from the coding sequence ATGCAGGTCGTCCGTTGCCTCCATGCCGCCTTTACCGTCGCCGACATCGAGCGAGCGGAGCAGTTTTATAGCAACGTTTTGGGCTTGCCGCAAGTCGAGCGTCCCTTTAACTTCCCCGGCCGCTGGTATCAAATTGGGGAGTTCCAGCTCCACCTAATCGAAGATCCCAACACGAGCGTGCAGCACCCTAACGCCGAAAAATGGGGCCGCAACGCGCACGTTGCCTTGAGCGTTGCCGATCTCGAGGCGGCCAAGGCCCGCTTGCAGCAAGCCGGCGCACCCGTGCAAGCCAGCGCTTCGGGTCGGGCGGCTCTATTCGCCCAAGATCCGGATGGCAACATCCTGGAGCTGAGCCAAGCCTGA
- a CDS encoding glyoxalase-like domain protein, whose amino-acid sequence MLVAPPATPWLLALALPDTLFSTQGIMVMLLVAYAGAMWLFLTSAPKVYTVMVSDLEVARQFYEGILNLSAAEVPLHYYYNYEQTLGAASMDPMYLSANPSAAGTSASLSGSDGLWYQLRKNVQLHVISGANFGNKNQHRHVCFDRDCLDQILMRVQARRLKFKVRQEKPLNFLVKDLDERVIEMAEVAN is encoded by the coding sequence ATGCTGGTTGCTCCCCCCGCAACGCCCTGGCTGCTGGCACTGGCCCTGCCGGATACGCTCTTTTCCACCCAGGGCATCATGGTAATGCTGCTGGTCGCCTACGCCGGGGCCATGTGGCTGTTTTTGACCAGCGCGCCCAAGGTTTACACCGTCATGGTCTCTGACCTGGAAGTCGCGCGCCAATTCTACGAAGGCATCCTCAACTTGAGCGCTGCTGAGGTGCCGCTGCACTACTACTACAACTACGAGCAAACGCTAGGGGCAGCCAGTATGGATCCCATGTACCTGTCGGCCAATCCCAGCGCGGCCGGCACCTCGGCCAGTCTGAGCGGTTCGGATGGCCTTTGGTACCAGCTTAGAAAGAACGTGCAACTGCACGTCATCTCAGGGGCCAACTTTGGCAACAAGAACCAGCACCGCCACGTTTGCTTTGATCGCGACTGCTTGGACCAAATCTTGATGCGGGTGCAAGCGCGCCGGCTCAAGTTCAAGGTCCGACAGGAAAAGCCGCTCAACTTTTTGGTCAAAGACCTCGACGAGCGCGTCATCGAGATGGCCGAGGTAGCCAACTAG